The Candidatus Tiamatella incendiivivens genome includes a region encoding these proteins:
- a CDS encoding DMT family transporter, whose amino-acid sequence MNCSELGYITAFLAGLFFGLSDTLVRAASVKLKPFQNLLTSLLVGTPILWAASLFSWNDLPSFNAIFSFILAGILNFIVGRYLFYLSISYAGATTASIVTSPTVVFASLFAWILLGETLTKLQISGVFLVMIAVYLVYNEPSGKPFHGGRSSIGILAGLASALVFSLTSLLVRFGAGYSSGNPVLGAAISYSVALILLTPFLTKNTLREVSSHGRIFHYMIAAAIIVAIAQLFRYTAFSVCNVARVSVLITLFPIYTLLFSMLLSSELREKPGLSHIASVIIAVIGVILASG is encoded by the coding sequence GTGAACTGCAGTGAGCTAGGATATATAACAGCATTTCTAGCAGGGTTATTCTTCGGGTTAAGTGATACCCTTGTCAGAGCGGCTTCAGTAAAACTCAAACCATTCCAAAATCTATTAACAAGCCTCCTCGTTGGAACACCTATACTCTGGGCAGCATCTTTATTCTCATGGAACGATCTTCCATCTTTCAATGCAATCTTTTCATTTATTCTCGCAGGTATTCTGAACTTCATAGTTGGACGATATTTATTTTACCTATCCATTTCATATGCAGGTGCAACAACCGCTTCGATAGTTACAAGTCCTACAGTGGTTTTCGCTTCATTATTCGCTTGGATTCTACTCGGCGAAACCCTTACTAAACTGCAAATCTCCGGTGTGTTTCTAGTCATGATCGCGGTATATTTAGTTTATAACGAACCGAGCGGTAAACCATTCCACGGAGGCAGATCATCCATAGGCATATTAGCTGGGCTAGCATCCGCTCTAGTATTTTCATTGACATCATTACTAGTAAGATTCGGAGCCGGTTACAGCAGTGGAAACCCAGTATTAGGAGCAGCAATATCGTATAGTGTAGCGCTCATTCTGCTCACTCCTTTTCTAACTAAAAACACATTAAGAGAAGTATCAAGTCATGGTAGGATCTTTCATTATATGATTGCTGCAGCAATTATAGTTGCAATTGCCCAATTGTTTAGATATACTGCTTTCTCTGTATGCAATGTGGCTAGGGTTTCTGTCTTAATAACACTATTCCCTATTTATACTCTATTGTTTTCAATGCTCTTATCTAGCGAATTAAGGGAAAAACCTGGATTAAGTCATATTGCTTCTGTTATTATTGCTGTTATCGGTGTGATATTGGCATCTGGTTGA
- a CDS encoding 2-dehydropantoate 2-reductase, which yields MNILILGAGAMGSLYGALLAKAGYEITLLDIDEEKVDTINSNGVHVTGIEEFEMHPKATIKPPLKPPSVIFIFTKSYSTDDALRSVKHLITSKTLLVTLQNGLGNEEIARKYADKVIGGVTTYAAVLENPGVVRWAGRGISIIGGYPTGIPSYVYTVREVLSDAGFNTITTDNIIGWKWLKAIVNSAINPIGALLHVKNGYILETSVLKQLALDIVREGRRIAVRQGVNIPGKPGEMLVKTLQSTRENYNSMLQDLSRCRRTEIDYINGRILEVARKAGLKAPLNQALWSLIKALELKCTTSTDN from the coding sequence ATGAATATACTAATACTAGGAGCAGGAGCGATGGGATCATTATATGGAGCGTTGCTAGCAAAAGCCGGCTATGAAATAACGTTACTCGATATAGACGAGGAGAAAGTAGATACAATAAATAGTAATGGAGTACATGTTACAGGCATAGAAGAATTTGAAATGCATCCCAAGGCCACTATTAAACCTCCCTTGAAACCTCCTAGTGTGATTTTCATTTTTACTAAGTCATACTCTACTGATGACGCTTTGAGATCAGTAAAACACCTGATAACAAGTAAAACGTTACTTGTAACTCTTCAAAACGGCTTGGGGAACGAAGAGATAGCTAGGAAATATGCAGATAAGGTAATAGGGGGAGTAACTACTTATGCAGCCGTATTAGAAAATCCTGGAGTAGTAAGGTGGGCAGGGAGGGGGATTTCTATAATAGGGGGATATCCAACAGGTATTCCAAGCTACGTTTACACTGTAAGGGAAGTATTGTCTGATGCTGGATTCAATACGATCACAACGGATAATATAATAGGATGGAAGTGGCTAAAAGCTATAGTCAATTCAGCCATAAATCCTATCGGTGCACTGTTGCATGTTAAGAATGGTTATATATTGGAGACAAGTGTACTGAAACAACTTGCACTGGATATTGTTAGGGAAGGAAGAAGAATAGCTGTAAGGCAGGGAGTCAATATCCCAGGGAAACCAGGAGAAATGCTTGTTAAAACACTTCAAAGCACAAGAGAAAACTATAACTCGATGCTCCAAGACTTAAGTAGGTGTAGAAGGACGGAAATAGACTACATAAATGGTAGGATATTAGAGGTAGCTAGGAAAGCAGGGTTAAAAGCCCCATTGAATCAGGCATTATGGTCGCTGATAAAAGCACTCGAACTTAAATGTACAACATCTACGGACAACTGA
- a CDS encoding MFS transporter, giving the protein MTENPGYRWIVLSIYILAGIASQLIWITYAPILTVSSRFYHVSSDEVGLFAAVFPLVYLVISIPVGYYIDKYGFRRALITGMIFLGVFSAFRSITTSFIVALSFQVIAGTGQPFVMNSVSKLVRSWFPEEEAALATGLGTLSLMLGIIIALALTPILVSHIGLTYTLLTYGAYSIMTLFLVYVLVKEPEVKLKEERVGIGLREMSLVLKNRNILILSTLFFLGVGAYTAFTTWVEPLVKAVGVPLNRTGMVGSLLTVGGIIGSIVIPGIADKIGSRKKPMIYALLTAVILWIIPYFVNGTLAVSIDLFIAGFFLLSLAPLSLDLSAVSVGVRYSGAANSVLWEFSQIGSLLLIWVFEVIGETKNWISIYPIISLLIIVMLLLALGLKEQKQQ; this is encoded by the coding sequence TTGACTGAAAACCCAGGGTATCGGTGGATTGTGCTTTCTATATACATACTAGCAGGCATAGCCTCGCAGCTTATCTGGATAACTTATGCCCCAATCTTAACAGTATCATCAAGGTTCTACCATGTTTCCAGCGATGAGGTAGGTTTATTCGCAGCAGTATTCCCACTAGTATACCTTGTAATATCCATTCCAGTAGGATACTACATCGACAAATACGGGTTCAGAAGAGCACTGATAACAGGAATGATATTTCTAGGAGTATTTTCCGCATTTCGAAGTATAACAACATCATTTATTGTTGCATTGTCTTTCCAAGTAATTGCAGGTACAGGTCAGCCATTTGTTATGAATAGTGTTTCAAAACTTGTTAGGTCATGGTTCCCTGAAGAGGAAGCTGCTCTAGCAACAGGATTAGGCACCCTCTCGCTAATGCTAGGAATAATAATAGCACTTGCACTCACACCAATCCTAGTATCGCACATAGGATTAACATACACGCTATTAACATACGGAGCCTACAGTATTATGACTCTCTTTCTAGTATATGTCCTTGTTAAGGAACCAGAAGTCAAGTTGAAAGAAGAAAGAGTAGGAATAGGATTAAGGGAAATGAGCCTAGTACTCAAGAATAGAAACATACTAATACTTTCAACCTTGTTCTTCCTAGGAGTAGGTGCTTATACAGCATTTACCACATGGGTTGAACCGCTTGTCAAAGCGGTGGGTGTTCCACTCAACAGGACAGGCATGGTAGGTAGTCTACTTACGGTTGGCGGAATTATCGGTTCGATAGTTATACCTGGAATAGCAGATAAAATAGGGTCAAGAAAGAAACCAATGATATATGCACTACTAACAGCTGTAATCCTATGGATTATACCCTATTTTGTGAACGGAACCCTAGCAGTCTCAATAGACCTCTTCATAGCGGGTTTCTTCCTCCTATCACTGGCACCATTATCACTGGACTTAAGTGCAGTTTCAGTAGGCGTCCGGTATTCGGGAGCAGCTAACTCAGTCCTATGGGAGTTCTCGCAAATAGGGTCACTTCTCCTAATATGGGTATTCGAAGTAATAGGAGAAACCAAAAACTGGATATCAATCTATCCGATAATAAGCCTACTTATCATAGTAATGCTGTTGTTAGCGCTAGGATTGAAAGAGCAGAAGCAACAATAA
- a CDS encoding radical SAM protein, with protein sequence MSSNYNTANEKKGDIGRLLTGIRLIFNNPVTRSYLRAGTRRVDCCEEDKCREQTVLFHALSSFTGSHVTGCPVTARFLSWMINATIKIGVKVLRGDTESAKEALRDPAVRRGVSLVVEGLARYGVTVPQKMPAPFLIVWNFTNMCNLKCIHCYQRADKPLPDELTLEEKLEAVRQIDKAGVAAVALSGGEPTIHPHFYRIVKELADRDIYISVATNGTFFAKMENLEKAVKAGIRYVEVSVDSAKPEVHDRFRGVPGAWEKATTALRNAVKLGLNNGMATTITKFNINEVEEILDLAEEIGVNRVIFFNFVPTGRGADYAWMDLTPEEREEFLKTVYREMKKRSLEIESTAPQYARVVLEQSHGEEVSPTHFYVGSNKIVNALAEFVGGCGAGRIYAALQPNGDVAPCVFLPIKTGNIREKMFREIWDTSEVFQTLRNRELLKGYCGECPYKYVCGGCRARAYAYFHDITAPDPGCILNKKDWDNIPKPHVTIRQSSKSRDSGGGK encoded by the coding sequence GTGAGTAGTAATTATAATACGGCAAATGAGAAAAAAGGGGATATTGGGAGATTATTAACTGGAATTAGATTAATTTTCAATAACCCTGTAACCAGAAGTTACCTAAGAGCTGGGACTAGGAGAGTCGATTGCTGTGAAGAAGATAAGTGCAGGGAACAAACCGTATTGTTTCATGCTCTCTCATCCTTTACAGGTTCACATGTAACAGGTTGCCCTGTAACAGCAAGATTCCTAAGCTGGATGATCAATGCTACAATAAAAATTGGAGTAAAAGTCCTTAGAGGTGATACTGAAAGTGCGAAAGAGGCTCTCAGGGATCCTGCTGTTAGGAGAGGAGTATCGCTTGTAGTGGAGGGTCTAGCAAGGTATGGTGTTACTGTTCCACAGAAAATGCCTGCCCCCTTCCTTATAGTTTGGAACTTCACGAACATGTGTAATTTAAAATGTATACACTGTTATCAAAGGGCTGATAAGCCTTTACCGGATGAACTTACTCTAGAGGAGAAGCTTGAGGCTGTAAGGCAGATAGATAAGGCTGGTGTTGCAGCTGTAGCTTTAAGTGGCGGCGAGCCGACGATACACCCACATTTCTACAGGATAGTCAAAGAACTAGCTGACAGGGACATATATATATCTGTGGCTACCAACGGTACATTTTTTGCTAAAATGGAAAACCTCGAGAAAGCGGTCAAAGCTGGTATAAGATACGTGGAGGTTAGCGTTGATAGTGCTAAACCTGAAGTTCATGATAGGTTCCGCGGTGTTCCAGGGGCTTGGGAAAAAGCCACAACAGCTCTTAGGAATGCAGTTAAGTTAGGATTAAATAATGGAATGGCTACAACTATCACTAAGTTTAACATAAACGAGGTTGAAGAAATACTTGATCTTGCGGAGGAGATTGGTGTAAATAGAGTCATATTCTTTAACTTTGTCCCAACAGGTAGAGGCGCCGACTATGCATGGATGGACCTGACACCTGAGGAAAGAGAAGAGTTCCTTAAGACAGTCTATCGGGAAATGAAAAAGAGAAGCCTGGAAATAGAGTCTACTGCACCCCAGTATGCAAGAGTAGTCCTCGAACAAAGCCATGGAGAAGAGGTGTCACCAACTCACTTTTATGTAGGCAGTAATAAAATAGTCAATGCTTTAGCAGAATTTGTCGGAGGTTGTGGTGCAGGAAGAATATATGCTGCTCTACAACCAAATGGTGATGTAGCACCATGCGTATTCCTACCTATTAAAACTGGAAATATTAGGGAGAAAATGTTCAGGGAAATTTGGGATACCTCAGAAGTCTTCCAGACTCTCAGAAATAGAGAACTCCTCAAAGGCTACTGCGGCGAATGCCCTTATAAATACGTGTGCGGAGGATGTAGAGCAAGAGCGTATGCATATTTCCATGATATAACTGCACCAGACCCCGGGTGTATCTTGAATAAAAAAGATTGGGATAATATACCTAAACCTCACGTTACTATAAGACAGTCTTCTAAGTCCAGGGATTCTGGTGGTGGGAAGTGA